One stretch of Callospermophilus lateralis isolate mCalLat2 chromosome 11, mCalLat2.hap1, whole genome shotgun sequence DNA includes these proteins:
- the Smim48 gene encoding uncharacterized protein Smim48 encodes MADGLFQRKPWGTEHMPTDSDPESEGLFDKPPPEDLPAARAPKSASAAGKKSGRRAGGKAQGIRAGQPPKAAPRPKLKEEAPPLDEGCYLDHFPHLSIFIYAAIAFSITSCIFTYIHLQLA; translated from the coding sequence ATGGCTGACGGTCTCTTTCAGCGCAAACCCTGGGGCACCGAACATATGCCCACCGACTCCGACCCTGAGTCCGAAGGCCTGTTTGATAAGCCTCCCCCAGAAGATCTTCCAGCTGCCCGCGCGCCCAAGTCGGCGTCCGCTGCGGGCAAGAAGTCTGGTCGGCGTGCGGGCGGGAAGGCGCAGGGGATCCGCGCCGGGCAGCCCCCCAAGGCCGCCCCTCGTCCCAAGCTCAAGGAAGAGGCGCCTCCACTGGACGAGGGCTGCTATCTCGATCATTTCCCGCACCTCTCCATCTTTATTTACGCGGCTATCGCTTTCTCCATCACCTCCTGCATCTTCACCTATATCCATTTACAGCTTGCCTAA